In Hymenobacter sublimis, a single genomic region encodes these proteins:
- the rfbA gene encoding glucose-1-phosphate thymidylyltransferase RfbA translates to MKGIILAGGSGTRLHPLTLAVSKQLMPVYDKPMIYYPLSILMMAGIKDILIITTPHDQEQFRKLLGDGQNLGCNFQYVVQEVPNGLAQAFVLGADFIGDDKVALVLGDNIFHGEGMEELLKANNSPDGGVVYAYHVHDPERYGVVEFDQNNKALSIEEKPKQPKSNYAVPGLYFYDNEVVEIARNLKPSARGEYEITDVNQEYLRRGKLKVGILGRGTAWLDTGTFESLMQAGEFVRVIEQRQGLKVGSIEEVAYRQGFIDADQLRKIAEPLRKSGYGDYLMHLPEQLVVKG, encoded by the coding sequence ATGAAAGGTATTATCCTCGCCGGCGGCTCCGGCACCCGGTTGCACCCGCTTACCCTGGCCGTGAGCAAGCAGCTCATGCCCGTCTACGACAAGCCGATGATTTATTATCCCTTGTCGATTTTGATGATGGCCGGCATCAAGGATATTCTCATCATCACGACGCCCCACGACCAAGAGCAGTTTCGTAAGCTCCTCGGCGACGGCCAGAACCTGGGTTGCAACTTCCAATACGTGGTGCAGGAAGTACCTAACGGGCTGGCCCAGGCCTTTGTGCTCGGCGCTGACTTTATCGGTGACGATAAGGTAGCCCTAGTGCTCGGCGACAATATCTTCCACGGTGAAGGCATGGAGGAGTTGCTCAAAGCCAATAACAGCCCCGACGGCGGCGTGGTATATGCCTACCACGTGCACGACCCGGAGCGGTATGGGGTAGTAGAGTTTGACCAGAATAACAAAGCCCTCAGCATTGAGGAGAAGCCCAAGCAGCCCAAGAGCAACTACGCCGTGCCAGGCCTCTACTTCTACGATAACGAGGTAGTGGAAATTGCCCGCAACCTAAAGCCCAGCGCCCGCGGCGAGTACGAAATCACCGACGTAAACCAGGAATACCTGCGCCGGGGCAAGTTGAAAGTGGGCATCTTGGGCCGGGGCACGGCCTGGCTGGATACCGGTACTTTCGAGAGCCTGATGCAAGCCGGTGAGTTTGTGCGGGTAATTGAACAGCGGCAAGGCCTGAAGGTTGGCTCTATTGAAGAAGTAGCGTACCGTCAGGGTTTTATCGACGCCGACCAATTGCGCAAAATTGCCGAGCCCCTGCGCAAAAGCGGCTACGGCGACTACCTCATGCACCTGCCCGAACAACTGGTAGTGAAAGGCTAG
- the rfbB gene encoding dTDP-glucose 4,6-dehydratase has translation MKIIITGGAGFIGSHVVRLFVTKYPEYQILNLDALTYAGNLENLRDIESAPNYRLVKGDITDQAFVDHLFATEEPDAVIHLAAESHVDRSITDPLAFVKTNVLGTVHLLNAAKNLWKPLGYEGKVFYHVSTDEVYGSLDFGPDMFTEDTPYDPRSPYSASKASSDHFVRAWHHTYHMPVKLSNCSNNYGPNHFPEKLIPLAIHRIQHGQPVPVYGKGENVRDWLFVKDHATAIDAVFHKGKVGETYNIGGVNEWANLELIHLLCDTLDEKTGKEKGTSRKLITFVTDRAGHDLRYAIDSSKIMNELGWKPSVTFEQGLSQTVDWYLENQAWLNNVTSGAYQTYYQQQYAAR, from the coding sequence ATGAAGATTATCATCACCGGCGGGGCCGGCTTCATTGGGTCGCACGTGGTGCGCCTGTTCGTGACGAAGTATCCGGAGTATCAGATTCTGAACCTGGATGCCCTGACCTACGCTGGCAACCTGGAAAACCTGCGCGACATTGAATCGGCACCTAACTACCGGCTGGTGAAGGGTGACATTACGGATCAGGCCTTCGTGGACCACTTGTTTGCTACCGAGGAGCCAGATGCCGTGATTCACTTGGCGGCCGAGTCGCACGTGGACCGTAGCATTACCGATCCGCTGGCATTTGTGAAAACCAACGTGCTGGGTACGGTACACCTGCTGAACGCGGCCAAAAATCTGTGGAAGCCCCTGGGCTACGAAGGCAAAGTCTTCTACCACGTGTCAACTGATGAAGTGTACGGCTCCCTGGATTTCGGCCCGGACATGTTCACGGAGGATACGCCCTACGACCCCCGTTCGCCTTATTCGGCGTCGAAAGCCTCGTCGGACCACTTTGTGCGGGCCTGGCATCATACTTACCATATGCCCGTGAAGCTGAGCAACTGCTCCAACAACTACGGGCCCAACCACTTCCCCGAGAAGCTGATTCCGCTGGCCATTCACCGCATCCAGCACGGCCAGCCGGTGCCCGTGTATGGCAAGGGCGAAAACGTGCGCGACTGGCTGTTCGTGAAAGACCACGCTACCGCCATTGACGCCGTTTTTCACAAAGGTAAAGTAGGCGAAACCTACAACATCGGGGGCGTGAACGAGTGGGCCAACCTAGAGCTGATTCACTTGCTGTGCGATACGCTGGACGAGAAAACCGGCAAGGAGAAAGGCACCTCGCGCAAGCTTATCACCTTCGTGACGGACCGCGCGGGCCACGACCTGCGCTACGCCATTGATTCCAGCAAAATCATGAATGAGCTGGGCTGGAAACCCTCCGTAACCTTCGAACAAGGGCTTTCCCAGACGGTGGACTGGTACCTGGAAAACCAGGCGTGGCTTAATAACGTGACGAGCGGCGCCTACCAAACGTACTACCAGCAACAGTACGCCGCGCGCTAA
- the chrA gene encoding chromate efflux transporter: protein MPQEDIQLAPPSRRSERVKRVRNIIFLKDVAALGLSAFGGPQAHLAMMLRLLVDKRRYLTAAELLELTALCQILPGPTSTQTITAIGFRLGGPNLAYLTLLVWMLPAVCIMTAAGLTISYLDKAQVARLVQYVQPVAIGFVAYSAYKIAEKVIHTKTSVALMVVAAMLVYQFQVPWLMPLLLLLGGLVTTFRYRKLPQEPKVPLRIEWSNFVLWLGVFVGAAVLGQYTQLLPVRLFENFYRNGSLVFGGGQVLAPLFYTEFVEFKHYLTAEEFLSGLGMVQALPGPNFSFAAYIGALAMRRDGSGLDGQLLGALVGAVGIFMPGTLLIFFLIRFWDQLKRYRVIKASLEGINAVSAGLVCAATFLLYHPLPDTPVNLILIAATFLVLLWDRVPSYLIVLVALGAGIVF from the coding sequence ATTCCGCAAGAAGATATTCAGTTGGCCCCGCCTTCTCGCCGTTCGGAACGGGTAAAGCGGGTGCGCAACATCATTTTCCTCAAGGACGTGGCCGCCCTGGGGCTCTCGGCCTTTGGCGGGCCGCAGGCGCACTTGGCCATGATGCTGCGCCTACTGGTGGATAAGCGCCGCTACCTGACGGCCGCCGAGCTGCTAGAACTCACGGCCCTGTGCCAAATTCTGCCCGGCCCCACCTCCACCCAAACCATTACCGCCATCGGCTTCCGGCTGGGCGGACCTAACCTAGCCTACCTCACCCTGCTGGTTTGGATGCTGCCAGCGGTGTGCATCATGACTGCCGCAGGTCTGACCATTAGCTATTTAGACAAAGCCCAAGTGGCCCGACTGGTGCAGTATGTACAGCCGGTAGCTATCGGCTTTGTGGCGTACTCCGCCTACAAGATTGCTGAGAAGGTAATTCACACGAAGACCTCCGTGGCCCTGATGGTAGTAGCTGCCATGCTGGTGTACCAGTTTCAGGTGCCCTGGCTAATGCCGTTGCTGCTGCTGCTGGGTGGGTTGGTAACTACTTTCCGCTACCGGAAGCTTCCGCAGGAGCCCAAGGTGCCCCTGCGCATTGAGTGGTCAAACTTTGTGTTGTGGCTGGGTGTGTTTGTGGGAGCGGCCGTGCTGGGCCAGTACACCCAGCTGCTACCCGTGCGCCTGTTCGAGAACTTCTACCGCAACGGCAGCCTTGTGTTTGGGGGCGGGCAGGTGCTAGCACCCCTATTTTACACCGAGTTCGTGGAGTTTAAGCACTACCTCACGGCCGAGGAGTTTCTGTCGGGGCTGGGTATGGTACAGGCGCTGCCGGGCCCCAACTTCTCTTTTGCCGCCTACATTGGAGCCCTAGCCATGCGGCGCGACGGTAGCGGCCTGGATGGGCAGCTGCTGGGGGCCTTAGTCGGGGCCGTAGGTATCTTCATGCCCGGCACACTGCTTATCTTCTTCCTGATTCGCTTCTGGGATCAGCTGAAACGCTACCGGGTTATCAAGGCCTCGCTGGAGGGCATTAACGCCGTATCGGCCGGGTTGGTGTGCGCCGCCACCTTTCTGCTCTACCACCCCTTGCCCGATACCCCCGTCAACTTGATTCTGATTGCCGCTACCTTTCTGGTGCTCCTCTGGGACCGGGTGCCTTCCTACCTGATTGTGCTGGTAGCACTCGGGGCAGGCATTGTATTTTAA
- a CDS encoding dihydrofolate reductase family protein has product MRKVVLYIATSLDGYIASPDGSVEWLPTPPPGEDYGYANFLATADATLLGRATYEQVLSFGEWPYPTLTNYVFTHRPPAEPAHASVHFVTEDPTQFVTQLKQQPGNTIWLIGGSTLASPLLAAGLIDELMLFIVPQLLGSGIPLWREQPRPRVLTLQRTQTWPDGTTLLHYLLPGLVKSQVES; this is encoded by the coding sequence ATGCGTAAAGTAGTATTATACATTGCCACTAGCCTCGATGGCTACATTGCCTCCCCTGACGGATCCGTTGAGTGGCTGCCCACGCCACCCCCAGGCGAGGATTACGGGTACGCCAACTTCCTGGCTACCGCCGACGCCACGCTGCTGGGCCGGGCCACGTACGAGCAGGTGCTTTCGTTTGGCGAATGGCCCTACCCCACCCTCACCAACTACGTGTTCACCCACCGCCCGCCCGCGGAGCCGGCCCACGCCTCGGTGCACTTCGTGACAGAAGACCCTACCCAGTTTGTCACCCAGCTCAAGCAACAGCCCGGCAACACTATCTGGCTGATTGGGGGCAGCACCTTGGCTTCCCCGCTGCTGGCCGCCGGCCTGATTGACGAGCTGATGCTGTTCATTGTACCCCAACTGCTGGGCTCAGGCATTCCGCTGTGGCGGGAACAACCCCGGCCGCGCGTTCTTACCCTGCAACGCACCCAAACCTGGCCCGATGGCACCACCCTGCTGCACTACCTGCTGCCGGGTCTCGTGAAAAGTCAGGTAGAGAGCTAG
- the ribD gene encoding bifunctional diaminohydroxyphosphoribosylaminopyrimidine deaminase/5-amino-6-(5-phosphoribosylamino)uracil reductase RibD, which yields MPTPTSSDELFMRRALDLARLGTGHTRPNPLVGCVITHQGRIIGEGWHRQYGGPHAEVNAVAAVTDSQLLPQSRVYVTLEPCSHFGKTPPCADLLIEKQVGEVVICNLDPNPLVAGRGIQKLRDAGIQVETGVLEAEGRALNRRFFTFQEQQRPYVVLKWAETADGYLAGPYFQPVAISGELARVAVHQWRTEEHAILVGTRTALHDNPRLNAREWPGPNPIRLVIDKNLSLPPTHHLFDGSQPTVVFTYRERASQPNLTYVTLSEAEDLFPQILHHLYQQGVQSVLVEGGPTVLNSLLKDGLWDEVRVIRSPRRLGGGVAAPRIGLTGLREQLTLGPDEVFIYQR from the coding sequence ATGCCTACCCCTACTTCTTCCGATGAGCTATTCATGCGCCGCGCCCTGGACCTGGCCCGTCTCGGCACCGGCCACACCCGGCCTAACCCACTGGTAGGCTGCGTTATTACGCACCAGGGCCGCATTATAGGCGAGGGCTGGCACCGGCAATATGGTGGACCCCACGCCGAAGTCAACGCCGTGGCTGCCGTCACGGACTCGCAACTCCTGCCCCAAAGCCGGGTGTACGTCACCCTGGAGCCCTGCTCCCACTTCGGCAAAACTCCACCCTGCGCCGATTTGCTCATTGAAAAGCAGGTAGGGGAAGTTGTTATCTGTAACCTCGACCCAAACCCACTGGTGGCGGGCCGGGGCATCCAGAAGCTGCGGGATGCTGGGATTCAGGTAGAAACGGGCGTGCTGGAAGCCGAAGGGAGGGCCCTGAACCGGCGCTTCTTCACGTTTCAGGAGCAGCAACGGCCTTATGTGGTGCTGAAGTGGGCCGAAACCGCTGATGGCTACCTGGCCGGCCCGTACTTTCAGCCCGTGGCCATCAGCGGCGAGCTGGCCCGGGTGGCCGTGCACCAGTGGCGAACCGAGGAACACGCTATTCTGGTGGGCACCCGCACGGCCCTGCACGACAACCCCCGCCTGAACGCCCGCGAGTGGCCCGGTCCCAATCCCATCCGGCTAGTCATCGACAAGAACCTGAGCCTGCCGCCTACCCATCACCTCTTCGATGGTAGCCAGCCTACCGTCGTGTTTACGTACCGGGAACGGGCATCCCAACCCAACCTGACCTACGTGACACTTTCGGAAGCCGAAGACCTGTTTCCGCAGATTTTGCACCACTTGTACCAGCAAGGTGTACAGTCGGTATTGGTGGAAGGCGGACCAACGGTGCTTAACTCCCTACTCAAGGATGGCTTGTGGGACGAGGTCCGGGTAATCCGCAGCCCCCGGCGGCTGGGTGGGGGGGTAGCGGCCCCGCGCATCGGACTAACCGGCCTGCGGGAACAGCTGACGCTGGGGCCGGACGAAGTGTTTATTTACCAGCGCTAA
- a CDS encoding acyltransferase, with protein sequence MPAEILLINSFGMPDASGYYAHPTAALDEGCRIGAGCRIWHFCHVSAGAELGPECSLGQNVFVAEGVTLGRNVKVQNNVSLYAGVECADDVFIGPSVVFTNVLNPRAAVPRRGPGHYQPTRLAQGVSIGANSTIVCGVILGEYAFVGAGSVVTRNVPAYALVYGNPARLRGWMSARGHRLTFDEAGRATCPEGQEQYQLTDGRVSRISPG encoded by the coding sequence TTGCCGGCTGAAATTCTGCTCATCAATTCCTTCGGCATGCCCGACGCTTCTGGTTACTATGCGCACCCTACTGCCGCCCTCGACGAGGGCTGCCGTATTGGTGCCGGGTGCCGGATCTGGCATTTTTGCCACGTAAGCGCCGGCGCGGAATTGGGGCCGGAGTGTTCCTTAGGTCAGAATGTATTTGTGGCCGAAGGCGTAACGCTGGGCCGCAACGTGAAAGTCCAGAACAATGTAAGTCTGTACGCCGGCGTAGAGTGCGCCGACGACGTGTTCATTGGTCCTTCCGTAGTATTTACCAACGTGCTCAACCCACGCGCTGCGGTGCCGCGCCGGGGCCCCGGCCATTACCAGCCTACCCGCCTAGCCCAGGGAGTCAGCATTGGAGCCAACAGCACCATAGTGTGTGGGGTTATCCTCGGCGAATATGCATTTGTGGGCGCAGGCTCCGTGGTCACCCGCAACGTACCAGCCTACGCCCTAGTGTACGGCAATCCGGCCCGCTTGCGCGGCTGGATGAGCGCCCGGGGCCACCGCCTAACCTTCGACGAAGCCGGTCGCGCTACCTGTCCGGAGGGCCAGGAGCAGTACCAGCTAACCGATGGCCGCGTTTCCCGTATCAGCCCCGGCTAG
- the prmC gene encoding peptide chain release factor N(5)-glutamine methyltransferase, whose product MLTPTLRQLTARLATDLTAIYPAPEAEAIAGQVLEHLLGLSPLQRRVQATEPVPADKLAALEPLQARLLRHEPLQYVLGVAYFAGLELEVTPATLIPRPETEELVALIVQEQGHRAGLRVLDVGTGSGCIPLALAQQLLTPHLTALDISAEALVVARRNATTYGVAIDFQQVDILRERPVLKAPLDVLVSNPPYVLEQERPLMRPNVLQYEPATALFVPDHDPLLFYRRIAELGRELLAAGGVLYFEINEQFAPETVAMLQGLGYQEAEPRLDLFGKARLVRATWLG is encoded by the coding sequence ATGCTTACGCCCACGCTTCGCCAGCTTACGGCCCGCCTTGCCACTGATCTTACCGCTATTTATCCGGCCCCGGAGGCCGAAGCCATAGCCGGGCAGGTGCTGGAACACTTGTTGGGCCTTTCGCCCCTGCAGCGCCGCGTGCAGGCCACCGAGCCGGTGCCGGCCGATAAGCTAGCCGCCCTAGAGCCCCTGCAGGCCCGCCTGCTGCGTCACGAGCCCCTACAATACGTGCTGGGCGTGGCCTACTTTGCCGGACTGGAGCTAGAAGTAACGCCCGCTACCCTCATTCCACGGCCCGAGACGGAGGAATTGGTGGCTTTAATTGTGCAGGAGCAAGGTCACCGCGCGGGCCTGCGCGTGCTGGACGTGGGCACCGGCTCGGGCTGCATCCCGCTAGCCCTGGCCCAGCAGCTCCTAACGCCTCACCTGACTGCTCTTGACATCTCAGCCGAAGCGCTGGTCGTGGCCCGGCGCAACGCCACTACCTACGGCGTAGCCATCGACTTTCAGCAGGTAGATATTCTGCGGGAGCGGCCGGTGCTAAAGGCACCGCTGGACGTGCTGGTCAGCAACCCACCCTACGTGCTGGAACAGGAGCGGCCCCTGATGCGGCCCAACGTGCTGCAGTACGAACCAGCCACGGCCCTGTTTGTGCCCGACCATGATCCGCTGCTGTTCTACCGGCGCATTGCGGAACTAGGCCGCGAGTTACTGGCCGCTGGCGGCGTCCTGTACTTCGAAATAAACGAGCAATTTGCCCCCGAAACCGTGGCCATGCTGCAGGGTCTGGGCTACCAAGAAGCCGAACCCCGCCTCGATTTATTTGGCAAAGCCCGACTGGTACGAGCTACCTGGCTAGGGTAG
- a CDS encoding GAF domain-containing protein — MAEELHLDTTVSKAEQYRQLLPQIVALTTGEPDRVANLANTAAALRQAFGFFWVGFYLVQGQELVLGPFQGPIACTRIRHGKGVCGASWAQAATLLVPDVEQFPGHIACSSDSKSEIVVPVLKNGQVVAVLDVDSDQLNDFDQDDQQALEQLMTVVAEWF, encoded by the coding sequence ATGGCTGAAGAACTTCACCTCGATACTACCGTCAGCAAGGCGGAACAATACCGTCAGCTTCTCCCCCAAATTGTAGCCCTTACTACCGGCGAGCCCGACCGGGTAGCTAACCTGGCCAACACGGCGGCGGCGCTGCGGCAGGCATTTGGCTTTTTTTGGGTGGGTTTCTACCTGGTGCAAGGCCAGGAGTTGGTGCTGGGCCCGTTTCAGGGTCCGATTGCCTGCACCCGCATCCGGCACGGCAAGGGCGTGTGCGGTGCCAGCTGGGCGCAGGCCGCTACCCTACTCGTGCCCGACGTGGAGCAGTTTCCCGGCCATATCGCCTGCAGCTCCGATTCAAAATCTGAAATTGTTGTGCCTGTGCTTAAAAATGGACAGGTAGTGGCCGTATTGGATGTGGACAGCGACCAGCTAAACGATTTCGACCAGGACGACCAGCAGGCCCTGGAGCAGCTGATGACGGTAGTGGCGGAGTGGTTTTAG
- a CDS encoding SDR family oxidoreductase yields MYNTPFHDQPLDNLAFLVTGGAGFIGSNLVEYLLKYGAKEVRVLDNFSNGFRKNVALFEGNPALRVIEGDIRDRQTCIDACQGIDVVLHQAALGSVPRSINDPITSNDVNVGGFVNMLVGAKEAGVKRFVYAASSSTYGDHKALPKVEDRIGKPLSPYAVTKYANELYADVFGKTYGMEIIGLRYFNIFGPRQDPNGAYAAVIPLFIDAVLEGHPPRMNGDGGQTRDFTFVENCVQANIKAALVQNPEAVNQVYNVAVADRTSLNDLFNILKEEAGSDITPEYGPDRAGDIRDSLADISKANNLLNYQPQIRIREGLQKTLEWFKTHQEFIAERN; encoded by the coding sequence GTGTATAACACTCCTTTTCACGACCAGCCGCTTGATAACCTGGCCTTCTTGGTAACCGGTGGGGCCGGCTTTATCGGCTCCAATCTGGTGGAATATCTGCTGAAGTACGGCGCCAAAGAAGTACGCGTGCTGGATAACTTCTCGAATGGCTTCCGCAAGAATGTAGCCTTATTCGAAGGTAATCCGGCTCTGCGCGTGATTGAAGGCGACATCCGGGACCGGCAGACCTGCATTGATGCCTGCCAAGGCATTGACGTGGTGCTCCACCAGGCGGCTCTAGGTTCCGTGCCTCGCTCCATCAATGACCCCATTACCAGTAATGATGTGAACGTAGGTGGGTTTGTGAATATGTTGGTGGGCGCTAAGGAAGCGGGTGTGAAGCGCTTCGTATACGCGGCCTCGTCCTCGACCTACGGTGACCATAAGGCCCTGCCCAAAGTTGAGGACCGCATTGGCAAGCCCCTCTCGCCCTACGCCGTGACCAAATATGCCAATGAGCTTTACGCCGACGTGTTTGGCAAAACCTACGGCATGGAAATTATTGGGCTGCGCTACTTCAATATTTTCGGCCCGCGCCAAGATCCTAATGGGGCGTATGCAGCCGTTATTCCGCTCTTTATTGATGCCGTGCTGGAAGGCCATCCGCCCCGCATGAACGGCGACGGGGGCCAGACCCGCGACTTCACCTTCGTGGAAAACTGCGTGCAAGCCAACATCAAGGCGGCGCTGGTGCAGAACCCGGAGGCCGTGAATCAGGTGTACAACGTGGCCGTGGCCGACCGTACCTCGCTCAACGACCTGTTCAACATTCTAAAGGAAGAAGCCGGCTCCGACATTACCCCCGAGTACGGCCCTGACCGTGCCGGCGACATCCGCGACTCCTTGGCCGACATCAGTAAGGCCAACAACCTGCTCAACTACCAGCCTCAGATTCGTATTCGAGAAGGCCTGCAAAAAACCCTGGAATGGTTTAAAACCCATCAGGAGTTTATTGCCGAGCGAAACTAA
- a CDS encoding nucleotide sugar dehydrogenase, with protein MYEQLLQKKAKLAVIGLGYVGLPIALEFARKIQVIGFDINAKRVEMMRNNIDPSGELEAKDFEGCDIEFTDSLDVLREATFYIVAVPTPIDEHVQPDLKPLLGASSSVGKVLKKGDYVVFESTVYPGCTEEDCIPVMEQLSGLKFPQDFKVGYSPERINPGDKEHTLSSIVKVVAGCDAESLEEIAKTYELVVQAGVHRASSIKVAEAAKIIENTQRDVNIALMNELSMIFDRMSINTYEVLEAAGTKWNFLKFSPGLVGGHCIGVDPYYLTYKAKELGYDAKVILSGRTTNDNMGAYIARKTVQTMIKQGKDVSKSRVLVMGATFKENVEDIRNSKVADVIQELKNFSVNVDIVDPHADSDELQHEYGFRLTPESEVRNDYDGIIVAVSHQPYTQLDEAYFKSITNQPAVVIDIKGLFRGKIQDLAYWSL; from the coding sequence GTGTACGAGCAACTTCTCCAGAAAAAGGCCAAGCTGGCCGTCATCGGCCTTGGTTACGTAGGCCTGCCTATCGCCCTCGAATTCGCCCGCAAAATCCAAGTCATTGGCTTTGATATCAACGCCAAGCGGGTCGAGATGATGCGCAACAACATTGACCCGAGCGGGGAGTTGGAGGCCAAGGATTTCGAAGGCTGTGACATTGAGTTTACCGACTCGCTGGACGTGCTGCGCGAGGCTACGTTTTACATTGTGGCCGTACCTACGCCCATTGATGAGCACGTCCAACCCGATTTGAAGCCCTTGCTCGGCGCTTCGTCCTCGGTAGGCAAAGTGTTGAAGAAAGGCGACTACGTGGTATTTGAAAGCACCGTGTACCCGGGCTGCACCGAGGAGGACTGCATTCCGGTGATGGAGCAGCTTTCGGGCCTGAAGTTCCCCCAGGATTTCAAGGTAGGCTACTCGCCCGAGCGCATCAACCCCGGCGACAAAGAGCACACCCTCTCCAGCATCGTGAAGGTAGTAGCCGGCTGCGACGCCGAGTCACTGGAGGAAATTGCCAAAACCTACGAGCTAGTGGTGCAGGCCGGCGTGCACCGTGCCAGCAGCATTAAAGTAGCCGAGGCCGCCAAAATCATCGAAAACACCCAGCGCGACGTGAACATTGCGTTGATGAATGAGTTGTCGATGATTTTTGACCGCATGAGCATCAACACCTACGAGGTGCTGGAGGCTGCTGGCACCAAGTGGAACTTCCTGAAGTTTTCGCCCGGTCTGGTGGGCGGCCACTGCATTGGCGTTGACCCGTACTACTTGACCTACAAGGCGAAGGAGCTGGGTTACGACGCGAAGGTGATTCTGTCGGGCCGCACGACCAACGACAACATGGGAGCCTACATTGCGCGCAAGACCGTGCAGACCATGATTAAGCAGGGCAAGGACGTCTCTAAGAGCCGGGTGCTGGTGATGGGCGCTACCTTTAAGGAGAACGTGGAAGATATTCGTAACTCCAAGGTAGCCGACGTCATTCAGGAGCTGAAAAACTTCAGCGTAAACGTGGACATCGTGGACCCTCACGCCGATTCCGACGAGCTGCAGCACGAGTACGGCTTCCGGCTGACGCCCGAAAGTGAGGTGCGTAACGACTACGACGGCATCATTGTAGCGGTAAGCCACCAGCCTTACACCCAACTTGACGAGGCTTACTTCAAAAGCATTACCAACCAGCCCGCCGTAGTAATTGACATCAAAGGCTTGTTCCGCGGTAAAATTCAGGATTTGGCCTACTGGAGCCTGTAA
- the galE gene encoding UDP-glucose 4-epimerase GalE, with amino-acid sequence MERTKILVTGGAGYIGSHAVVELYEAGFQPVIIDNFSNSQQSALAGVEEILGVKIPFHGIDCNDIEAMRAVFAEEGSLKGVIHFAAYKAVGESIQKPLEYYQNNVGSLLTLLQVMREFGVASLVFSSSCTVYGVPDALPVTEQTPTKKANSPYGATKQMCEDILRDVAAAPAGGLRTILLRYFNPIGAHASAKIGELPLGVPQNLIPYVTQTAAGIREKLTIHGNTYDTPDGTNIRDYVHVVDLAKAHVVAVQRLLDGTGDTVETFNVGTGRGNSVLEVVQAFERATGQKLNYTIGPPRPGDVPAIYADVTKSVQKLGFQTSSTLEEALASAWKWQLSLANG; translated from the coding sequence ATGGAAAGAACCAAAATCCTCGTAACAGGTGGCGCTGGCTATATTGGCTCGCACGCAGTGGTTGAGTTGTACGAAGCTGGTTTTCAGCCCGTCATCATCGATAACTTCAGCAATTCTCAGCAGTCGGCTTTGGCTGGCGTGGAGGAGATTCTGGGCGTGAAAATTCCCTTTCACGGCATCGACTGCAACGACATAGAGGCCATGCGAGCCGTCTTTGCCGAAGAAGGTAGCCTCAAGGGCGTTATCCACTTCGCCGCCTACAAAGCCGTGGGCGAATCGATACAGAAGCCGCTGGAATACTACCAGAACAACGTGGGCTCCCTGCTGACTTTGCTGCAAGTGATGCGCGAGTTTGGGGTAGCTTCTTTGGTTTTCTCTTCCTCTTGCACCGTGTACGGCGTGCCTGATGCTCTGCCCGTAACCGAGCAGACACCGACCAAAAAGGCTAACTCACCTTACGGGGCTACCAAGCAGATGTGCGAGGATATTCTGCGCGACGTAGCCGCGGCGCCCGCTGGCGGGCTACGCACCATTCTGCTGCGTTACTTCAATCCCATTGGGGCCCATGCTTCGGCCAAAATTGGGGAGCTACCCCTGGGTGTTCCGCAGAACCTGATTCCGTACGTTACTCAAACGGCGGCCGGCATCCGGGAGAAGCTCACGATTCACGGTAATACCTACGACACGCCCGACGGCACCAACATCCGCGACTACGTGCACGTGGTGGACCTGGCCAAGGCGCACGTGGTAGCCGTGCAGCGTCTGCTCGATGGTACTGGCGACACCGTGGAAACCTTTAACGTGGGTACCGGCCGGGGCAACTCGGTGCTGGAAGTAGTGCAGGCTTTCGAGCGCGCTACCGGCCAGAAGCTGAACTATACCATCGGTCCGCCCCGCCCCGGCGACGTGCCCGCCATCTACGCCGACGTAACCAAATCGGTGCAGAAGCTTGGTTTCCAGACCAGTTCTACCTTGGAAGAAGCCCTAGCCAGTGCCTGGAAGTGGCAGCTTTCTTTAGCTAATGGCTGA